In one window of Gossypium hirsutum isolate 1008001.06 chromosome A01, Gossypium_hirsutum_v2.1, whole genome shotgun sequence DNA:
- the LOC107939116 gene encoding disease resistance protein RUN1, translating to MIKSRLELLNKSSESCEGISLLDSEEKNFPDRLILSKLEILLLKNCNVQGTCFLGMRELKVLSLTVAYDYTGVISLYALSSLKKLRALHLENFEDFSFLGNLRTLEILSLRGSKLNGLADELGSLKDLKMLDLTDCVVSSSFPLNFIRRLSQLEELYLPKSNMTNDIFLVIKFLTRLTRLYLCVSSLHFPPNFEFPELEIYKIYINNNTSFNGIFGATGYLEIAEVFPYNAVSQLLGNLESLQVKRIKDECVKCLTNKTQEKVSVSTILQNLKLVRIDDCRNLKVVFQMGEVEENEGPQCPLLSNLKILHLE from the coding sequence ATGATCAAATCTAGATTGGAGTTACTAAATAAAAGCTCTGAATCTTGTGAAGGAATCTCATTGTTGGACAGTGAAGAGAAAAATTTTCCTGATAGATTGATTCTTTCGAAGCTTGAGATCCTATTGCTTAAGAATTGTAATGTACAAGGTACATGTTTTCTAGGAATGAGAGAACTGAAAGTTTTAAGTCTTACAGTTGCATATGATTATACGGGGGTTATTTCCTTATATGCTCTTTCGTCCTTGAAAAAACTTCGTGCTCTACATTTGGAGAATTTTGAGGACTTTTCGTTCCTTGGAAACTTAAGGACACTTGAGATTCTAAGTTTGCGTGGTTCAAAATTAAATGGTTTGGCAGATGAATTAGGGAGCTTGAAAGATCTAAAGATGTTGGATCTAACCGATTGTGTAGTTTCCTCAAGCTTTCCCCTTAATTTCATTCGAAGGTTATCTCAGCTAGAGGAGTTGTACCTACCAAAATCAAACATGACAAATGATATCTTTCTCGTGATAAAATTTTTGACCAGATTAACGAGACTATATCTTTGCGTATCCTCTCTACATTTTCCACCAAACTTTGAGTTTCCTGAATTAGAAATATACAAAATCTACATAAACAATAATACAAGCTTCAATGGTATTTTTGGCGCTACAGGATACTTGGAAATTGCGGAAGTGTTTCCTTATAATGCAGTTTCCCAATTACTTGGGAATTTAGAGTCTCTTCAAGTGAAACGTATTAAGGATGAGTGCGTAAAATGCTTGACTAATAAAACACAAGAAAAGGTGTCGGTATCAACGATCTTACAAAACCTAAAACTAGTGAGAATTGACGACTGCAGGAATCTAAAAGTGGTATTTCAAATGGGTGAGGTGGAAGAAAATGAAGGTCCGCAGTGTCCGCTCCTttcaaatttaaagattttacaTCTTGAATGA
- the LOC107939112 gene encoding disease resistance protein At4g27190-like, with amino-acid sequence MECQVIIPMDVLESDEAWALFRMKAKLNERVSRDILEEAQKVAKECKGLPVAIVTLAAALKSTKTRKGWEVARKKLERSRLVEIGNIGEEEKNAYLCIKMSYEYLKKETNKKCFLLCGLYPEDHSIKVEDLVLYAWGLELFGKADLIGEVRIQVLEAIDYLKDSCLLLEDEVEDEDGDGGRYGP; translated from the coding sequence ATGGAATGTCAAGTTATTATTCCGATGGATGTTTTGGAAAGTGATGAAGCATGGGCTCTATTTAGAATGAAAGCTAAGCTTAATGAAAGAGTTTCAAGGGATATTCTTGAGGAGGCTCAGAAAGTTGCAAAAGAATGCAAGGGTCTACCGGTAGCGATTGTAACGCTAGCAGCGGCTCTAAAAAGTACAAAGACCCGTAAAGGATGGGAAGTGGCCCGCAAGAAACTTGAACGCAGTAGATTAGTGGAAATCGGTAAcattggagaagaagaaaaaaatgccTACTTGTGTATCAAGATGAGTTATGAATACTTGAAGAAGGAGACAAACAAGAAATGCTTCTTATTGTGTGGTTTATATCCAGAGGATCATTCAATTAAAGTGGAAGATTTGGTGCTATATGCTTGGGGTTTGGAGTTATTTGGCAAGGCTGACTTAATTGGAGAAGTGAGGATTCAAGTTTTGGAAGCCATTGATTACCTCAAAGATTCTTGCTTGCTGTTAGAAGATGAAGTTGAAGATGAAGATGGAGATGGTGGAAGGTATGGTCCTTAA